The genomic stretch CCTTTAATAACTTCATCAATTAAAATACCGTCTTCTTTAAAATTATGGTTCATAAAAATACCTAAAGAAGCTGTAGCATCTGCATTTTTAACATTTCCTCCTCTAAAACCAGCACCAGAATGTGATACATTTAATTCTCCTAATAACTCTGATAACATTTCAGAAAACTCAAATTCATTACCAATATATGGGATGTATTTCTGATATTCTTTTTTTAATTTTTTCCAGTCTTTTCCATGAAAATTCGAATGATAAAAAACGGCGTTTGTCCTTAGCCAAACATGATCAAACATTGCTTGCTTTTCTGCAATTTTATCAAACTCTATTTCCGCTTTAATGCTAACTGGTTTTTGTTTATTTGTACTTGGATTTAATTTTGTGATTCTACCGCTGCTAAGTAAATACAGATTTTTCATTTCTTTATCCCAAGTTAAACTACCGTAACCAACATTTAACTTCATTAGCATTTTTGTTGCTCTGGTTCTTAAATTTGTAGTCCATAAATTAGAACGACCTTCAAAACTTGATAAATAATAAAGTTTATCGCCATCTTTAGAAAGTACAGCATCACCTAAACGAGAAGAATGAATTGTTAATCTCTTTGTTCTATCTTGTAAATTATCCCAATCGAACTGTAAAGGTTTAACATCTTTTTTGTCTTTTTTATCGGCATCTTTTTTCTTAGTATCTTTTTCTTTCTTCTTGCTAGAGTTTTTCTTTTCTTCCTCTTTGATAGCTTTCATTAGTTTATAATCCTCATCACTTAGATTAAATTCATCCCAAGCATCTTGTGTAAAAAACATGCTATAAACATCGCTTTGAGAACTACCACTTGTTGCGTAAGATTTTAATCCGTTTCTATTGCTAAACCAAATCATTTGTTTACCATTATTTACCCATTTAGGATTCGAATCGTAATAACCACTTTCGTTTAAATTTACACGCTTAGAACCGTCTGCGGCCATTAATAAAATTTCACCATTATTTAAGGTTTTAGACCAATCTACAAGTAGCCATTTACTATCTGGACTCCAAGTAAAATTCTTGTCGCCATCTCTCATGTGAAATAAATCTTTAGGAGTTAAAAGAGTTACTTCTTTCTTAGATTTTACGTCTAAAATTTTTAAAGTTCTTCTTCCTTCAATAAAAGCAATTTTTTTTCCGTCTGGTGAGTATTGTGCTAAATAATTGTCTTTTTTATTATTTATTAAAGCACTTTCTTTAACAAGTGTAGCTGCGTAAAAGAAAGGTTCTTCCTTGCGTTGTTTTTCAGTTTTAAAAACGCTCCATTTTCCATTTCTTTCACTAGAATATATTACAGATTTTCCATCAGAACTCCAATTTACAAAACGTTCGTTTTCTGGTGTGTTGGTTAATCTTTTTGTAAAAGTTTTATCTACAGAAGTTACAAAGACTTCACCGCGAGCAATAAAAGCAATTTCTTTACCATTTGGTGAAACAGCCATTTCGTTAATTCCGCCATTTACAGAAACATATTTATCTGTATTTTCTTTATCTTGAGTAGTAATTGTTATGGCAACTTTTTTAGGTTTTTCACCTTCTTTTAATGTATAAATTTCACCATCATAACCAAATGAAAGCATATCATTAGCAATACTTAAAAAACGTACAGGATGAGTTTTAAAGTTTGTTATTTGTTCTGCGGAAGCTCCGCTTTCTAAATTCGATTTAAAGACATTAAAGGTTCCGTTTCTTTCACTTAAAAAATACATGCTTTTTTCATCCGAAGAAAAAACAGGTTGTCTGTCTTCCGCAGTATTTGTAGTAATCATTTTATGCTTTTGAGTTTTGGTGTTATATATCCAAATATCTCTGGTAATAGAAGATGTGTGATGTTTTCTCCATTCGTTTTCGCCTCCTTTTTTATCTTGATAAAGCATTGTTTTACCATCTTTAGAAAATTGTGTGTATTCTGCAGGAATGGTTAACAATTGCTGTACTTTACCAGCTTTTACAGGTACAGTGTAAAGTTCTGTTTGAGAACCGTGCGGATATTGTCTGTGACGAACATCATCTTGTCTTAAAGCACTAAAAACTACATTTTTATTGTCTGATGTAAAGCTATACGGAGTTTCGTTATTAGAGTGAAAAGTTAATCTTTTTGCGGTTCCTCCGTTTGCGTTCATTACAAAAACATCAAAATTACCATACCTATTAGATGCGAAAGCAATTTTAGATCCATCTTTGTTCCAAGTTGCCATAAAATCATGCGCACTATGAAAAGTAAGTTGTTTTGCGGTTCCGCCAGAACTTGCTACAGTATATAAATCACCTTTATAAGTAAAAGCAATCTTAGATCCGTCTGGTGAGATACTAGAATGTCTTAGCCATTTTGGGTTTGTTTGTGCACTTAAAATACACGTAAATAAAATGAGGAAATAGGTTAGTTGTTTCATGGGTTTAAAATTTTTTCTAAATTAATAATTTGATATAGTTTAGAACTTGTTTATTTTGTTAAATTAGAAGTTGATTTTTTAACATTTAAATTAGATATAATGAAGCCATTAATATTAAATACGTTAAGTGAGTTTATAAGTTTAGAAGGTAAAGAATTGCCAGTTGGCGAATGGTATACAGTAACTCAAGAAATGATTGATGATTTTGCTAATGCCACTTTAGATAAACAATGGATTCATGTAGATGAAGAAAGAGCTTTAAAAGAAAGCCCTTACAAATGCACAATTGCCCATGGTTTTATGTCTGTTTCTATGATTTCTAAATTGTTAGAAAACATTTTTACTATTAAAAGTTTAAAAATGGGTTTAAACTACGGGTTGAATAAAGTTCGCTTTCCGAACCCTGTTCTTGTAAACAGCAAGTTAAGAATGATTTCAAAATTAAAGAAAACAGAAAGTTTAGGTGAAAATGGTATAAAAGCTACTTTTTCTTGCACAATAGAAATTAAAGGACAAGAAAAACCAGCTTGTGTGGCAGAATTTATAGCTGCTTTTTTTGAATAGGATTTACACTAATTATTTTAGAATTCCGTCTGCAATACATTTTTTAGAATACCAAATTAAAAATAGGCAAACTAAAATTACCAATATTGGCATAATGTACATGCTTAAATCGATATCTATTAAAATATAAACCTGTTGTATTGTTGCACAAATTCCTGATAAAAGAAACAAATAATAAGATAATTTCTTTTTAGCAAGAAAAAAAATACAACCTATAACTCCGCCAAACACAGCTAATGCAAATAATGCAGTTAACCATGCCGGATGTTCTATCATCATTTCTGCTTGCTGTTCTGGTGGCATATTTGCAATCATTTCATCTGTAGCTAATGTTTGAAACATATAAGCGCTTGCACCCATTAAATTCCATAACAAAGCAAGTATACCAATTATCCAAAAAGCTTTACTAGGTTTATTCGAATTTGTAGTCATTTAAAAAAAAGTTTAGTTGATTGATTTTTAAATATACTTAAAAATATTTGTAAAATTATAAAATGTAAAGTATATTTGACATTATATAAAGTTTATTTGTCTAATTGTAAAATAGTTTTGTTATGTCGAAAATGTCTGTTTGTGAACGAGAAAGAAGTTATATTGAAAAAATGAATAAATTTCAATTGTCAAATAAATTTAAAAAGATTGGTTATTATGCTACCTTTTTTATTTTTGGATTGATGATTGCCAAAAAGTTTTTTGACGAACCAATTTGGGTAAAACCGTTGTTATCTGGTTTACTTTTGGTTGGTATGTTGCTAATTTCTATATCAAAAGATAGGGAAGAAGATGAGTTTATAGAAACTTTAAGAGCACAATCATACAGAATAGCTTTTGTTTTAGCAATTTTATACTCTTTGCTGCAACCAATTATTAATTATGGTGTGGGTAAACTTTTTAATGCTGATGAAAAATTAGTAGGTTTTACTTATTTTGAAGTGTTATTTTATATGTTAGTTGTGCAACTAATGATTTTTTGGCAGTTAAAAAGACTAAATAGATAACATGAAAAACACTTTAAAAGTACAAAGAGCTATTTTAAATTTAACTCAAGACGATTTAGCAAAAGCAATTGGTGTTTCTAGGCAAACTATAAACTCTATAGAAAAAAATAGGTATGTGCCTTCTACAGTTTTGTCTTTAAAGTTGTCTAAAGTGTTTAAGATACCTGTAAATGAATTTTTTACGTTAGAAGAATCAGATTAGTTATCGTTAATAGTAAAAACTGCTTCTTTAAATAGTTTTGCTTTCGTTTTAAAGAATTTGTTTTCTAATTTGATAGCTTTTAACTGCGCATCAATAAATTTTTCTTCTCTATAATTCACTAAGAATAAAGAGCTTTCTCCTAAGAAAAACTTTCTTTCTTCTGCTTTTAATAAAACATTATAATCTCTTACTATGGCATCTGTAAAGTTATTTTGATTATCAAAAGAATCTAATTCTAATAACAAACTATTCAATTTGTTTTTTATGGTGACTTTAGCAGTTTTAGCTTCTAACTGTTGATCTTGTAATTTTATTTTAGCTAATTTTAAATCACCTCTTTCTTTTCTGATAAATATTGGAAAACTAAAATTTAAACCAGCTTTGTAATTCGATGAATTAAAAGAATTAATTTGATTTCCATCCGCAGAAATAAAATTATACTGAATATCTATTTTTGGAAGTAAATTATTCTTTTTTAAACGCTTTTCTACTATTAAACTTTTTACCTTAAAGTCTAACGCTTTTATTTTAGGATGATTTTCGATATCGAAATCTTCTTGATTAAATAAAGCTATATTAAATGTTTTATCAACAGAGTTTTTTGCTTCTAAATCCGGAATTATATTTTCTTTTAACTCGATAGGTGTGTTGTTATTTAGCCACAAAAAATTAGACAATTCTAAAGATGCTTTGGTATAGTATATTGCAGATTTTTCTAAATTTAATTTTCTTGAGTTTAATGTTATACCTGCTTCTAAAGTATCTATAGCTGGTTTTTCACCTTCTTGAAAAGCTCTTTTAGTTCCTTCAAATCTAATTC from Polaribacter marinaquae encodes the following:
- a CDS encoding S41 family peptidase, producing MKQLTYFLILFTCILSAQTNPKWLRHSSISPDGSKIAFTYKGDLYTVASSGGTAKQLTFHSAHDFMATWNKDGSKIAFASNRYGNFDVFVMNANGGTAKRLTFHSNNETPYSFTSDNKNVVFSALRQDDVRHRQYPHGSQTELYTVPVKAGKVQQLLTIPAEYTQFSKDGKTMLYQDKKGGENEWRKHHTSSITRDIWIYNTKTQKHKMITTNTAEDRQPVFSSDEKSMYFLSERNGTFNVFKSNLESGASAEQITNFKTHPVRFLSIANDMLSFGYDGEIYTLKEGEKPKKVAITITTQDKENTDKYVSVNGGINEMAVSPNGKEIAFIARGEVFVTSVDKTFTKRLTNTPENERFVNWSSDGKSVIYSSERNGKWSVFKTEKQRKEEPFFYAATLVKESALINNKKDNYLAQYSPDGKKIAFIEGRRTLKILDVKSKKEVTLLTPKDLFHMRDGDKNFTWSPDSKWLLVDWSKTLNNGEILLMAADGSKRVNLNESGYYDSNPKWVNNGKQMIWFSNRNGLKSYATSGSSQSDVYSMFFTQDAWDEFNLSDEDYKLMKAIKEEEKKNSSKKKEKDTKKKDADKKDKKDVKPLQFDWDNLQDRTKRLTIHSSRLGDAVLSKDGDKLYYLSSFEGRSNLWTTNLRTRATKMLMKLNVGYGSLTWDKEMKNLYLLSSGRITKLNPSTNKQKPVSIKAEIEFDKIAEKQAMFDHVWLRTNAVFYHSNFHGKDWKKLKKEYQKYIPYIGNEFEFSEMLSELLGELNVSHSGAGFRGGNVKNADATASLGIFMNHNFKEDGILIDEVIKGGPLDKAKFNIKAGMIIKKINGDLIDKNTDVAKYLNRTANKFMLLEIENPSTKKSQTITVKPITLGQENRLLYKRWVKINEKQVEKESNGQLGYVHIPGMSDGPYRSIYQDMMGKYIDKKGVIIDTRFNGGGDLVADLAMFFTGVPFLTYETEAKVVGGEPTSRWTKPTLSIFNESMYSDGHCYASGYTDLKIGKTVGMPVPGTCSFAGWETLPNGSYWGIVPVSAKNKAGEWMENNQTEPTIKVKNMPGKIDNGIDEQLIISIRELLKDVN
- a CDS encoding MaoC family dehydratase — encoded protein: MKPLILNTLSEFISLEGKELPVGEWYTVTQEMIDDFANATLDKQWIHVDEERALKESPYKCTIAHGFMSVSMISKLLENIFTIKSLKMGLNYGLNKVRFPNPVLVNSKLRMISKLKKTESLGENGIKATFSCTIEIKGQEKPACVAEFIAAFFE
- a CDS encoding helix-turn-helix transcriptional regulator, with product MKNTLKVQRAILNLTQDDLAKAIGVSRQTINSIEKNRYVPSTVLSLKLSKVFKIPVNEFFTLEESD
- a CDS encoding TolC family protein yields the protein MKKFLLILTMLFFSTNYAQEEISNQLTLSEFLSYVKNYHPIVRQANLVLNSSEAKLLKARGAFDPKIEVDFDKKLFKEKEYYNKLNSSFKIPTWYGVEFKANFEKNDGLFLNPENNVPLDGLYSAGVSVSLAKGLLTNKRMAALKQAKYYVNQAKEEQQILVNKILFDASLSYFNWLKAYKEKLVFTSFLENARIRFEGTKRAFQEGEKPAIDTLEAGITLNSRKLNLEKSAIYYTKASLELSNFLWLNNNTPIELKENIIPDLEAKNSVDKTFNIALFNQEDFDIENHPKIKALDFKVKSLIVEKRLKKNNLLPKIDIQYNFISADGNQINSFNSSNYKAGLNFSFPIFIRKERGDLKLAKIKLQDQQLEAKTAKVTIKNKLNSLLLELDSFDNQNNFTDAIVRDYNVLLKAEERKFFLGESSLFLVNYREEKFIDAQLKAIKLENKFFKTKAKLFKEAVFTINDN